From a single Capsicum annuum cultivar UCD-10X-F1 chromosome 12, UCD10Xv1.1, whole genome shotgun sequence genomic region:
- the LOC107851818 gene encoding phosphoenolpyruvate carboxykinase (ATP) 1: MAFNGLPKIETQKLEEEICHDDSVAPVKAQTVDELHSLQLKKSGPNTPIIQQTAFGAEAADKNKQQLQSISASLASLTRETGPKVVKGDPAKQPETPKVVHASQKHQQTPAFSNITDSALKFTHILYNLSPAELYEQAIQYEKGSFITSSGALATLSGAKTGRSPRDKRVVKDDTTSEELWWGKGSPNIEMDEQTFLVNRERAVDYLCSLEKVFVNDQFLNWDPNNKLKVRIVSARAYHSLFMHNMCIRPTPEELENFGAPDFTIYNAGKFPCNRYTHYMTSSTSIDLNLARREMVILGTQYAGEMKKGLFSLMHYLMPKRQILSLHSGCNMGKDGDVALFFGLSGTGKTTLSTDHNRYLIGDDEHCWSGHGVSNIEGGCYAKCIDLSREKEPDIWNAIKFGTVLENVVFDEHTREVDYTDKSVTENTRAAYPIEYIPNAKIPCVGPHPKNVILLACDAFGVLPPVSKLNLAQTMYHFISGYTALVAGTEEGIKEPTATFSACFGAAFIMLHPTRYAAMLAEKMQKHGATAWLVNTGWSGGSYGTGSRIKLAYTRKIIDAIHSGELLNANYTKTEVFGLEIPTELGGVPSEILDPVNAWPDKGAYKETLLKLGGLFRKNFEVFTNYKIGADNNLTEEILAAGPNF, encoded by the exons ATGGCATTTAATGGGCTACCAAAGATAGAGACACAAAAATTGGAAGAAGAGATATGTCATGATGACAGTGTAGCACCAGTGAAAGCACAGACAGTGGATGAGTTGCATTCCCTACAGTTGAAGAAATCAGGACCCAATACCCCTATCATTCAGCAAACTGCCTTTGGGGCTGAAGCAGCTGACAAAAATAAACAACAGCTCCAATCCATCAG TGCATCATTGGCATCATTGACAAGGGAGACAGGGCCAAAGGTAGTTAAAGGAGACCCTGCTAAGCAGCCTGAGACACCCAAAGTGGTCCATGCCTCTCAGAAACATCAACAAACTCCAGCATTCAGCAATATTACTGATAGTGCCCTCAAGTTTACTCACATCCTGTACAATCTCTCCCCTGCTG AGCTATATGAGCAAGCAATCCAGTATGAAAAAGGCTCGTTCATCACTTCAAGTGGTGCATTGGCCACACTTTCTGGTGCCAAAACGGGGCGCTCACCAAGAGACAAGCGTGTTGTTAAGGATGACACTACATCAGAGGAACTTTGGTGGGGAAA GGGATCACCCAATATTGAGATGGACGAACAGACATTCTTAGTCAACAGAGAAAGAGCTGTTGATTATCTTTGCTCATTGGAGAAG GTTTTCGTTAATGATCAGTTTCTCAATTGGGATCCTAACAATAAACTCAAAGTTAGAATTGTATCTGCCAGGGCCTATCACTCCCTGTTTATGCACAACAT GTGTATCCGACCTACTCCTGAAGAGCTGGAGAATTTTGGTGCTCCGGATTTCACGATATACAATGCTGGGAAATTCCCGTGTAATCGTTACACTCACTATATGACTTCTTCAACTAGCATAGACCTTAATCTTGCTAGGAGAGAAATGGTCATTCTTGGCACACAGTATGCAGGGGAAATGAAAAAAGGTCTCTTCAGTTTAATGCACTATCTAATGCCTAAGCGTCAAATTCTCTCTCTTCACTCTGGCTGCAATATGGGAAAAGACGGAGATGTAGCCCTCTTCTTCGGATTATCAG GAACCGGGAAGACTACATTGTCTACAGACCATAATAGGTACCTAATTGGAGACGATGAACATTGTTGGAGTGGGCATGGTGTTTCGAATATTGAAGGTGGTTGCTATGCTAAATGCATTGATTTGTCGAGGGAGAAAGAGCCTGATATTTGGAATGCCATCAAGTTTGGCACTG TGTTGGAAAATGTGGTTTTCGATGAACACACTCGAGAGGTGGACTACACGGATAAATCTGTAACAG AGAACACCAGGGCAGCATATCCAATTGAATACATCCCAAATGCTAAAATACCATGTGTTGGTCCTCATCCTAAGAATGTCATCCTTCTTGCTTGTGATGCCTTTGGTGTGCTTCCTCCAGTCAGCAAGTTGAACTTGGCACAGACAATGTACCACTTTATTAGTGGCTACACAGCTTTG GTGGCTGGAACAGAGGAAGGAATTAAAGAGCCAACTGCAACATTTTCAGCATGCTTTGGTGCAGCATTTATAATGCTTCATCCAACAAGATATGCAGCCATGCTAGCTGAGAAAATGCAGAAACATGGAGCTACTGCATGGCTTGTCAACACTGGATGGTCAGGTGGAAG CTATGGAACAGGCAGCCGTATTAAGTTAGCATACACTAGGAAAATCATCGATGCCATCCACTCAGGAGAACTTCTGAATGCAAATTACACGAAAACTGAGGTGTTCGGGCTGGAAATCCCAACTGAACTCGGGGGAGTTCCTTCAGAGATTCTGGATCCAGTCAACGCT TGGCCAGACAAGGGTGCCTACAAGGAAACTCTATTGAAGCTGGGAGGATTGTTCAGGAAGAACTTTGAAGTGTTCACAAACTACAAGATTGGAGCTGATAACAATCTGACTGAGGAGATACTGGCTGCAGGTCCAAATTTCTGA